ACCTGATCGTCGCGGCAAAGGCCTGGCCAGATGCGCGCTTCCACGGCTTCGACATCAGCGAGGCGATGCTGGAGACCGCGCGGAGGTCGGTTGCGCGCACCGGGCTGTCCGATCGGATCGCGCTGGCGCAGGGGGATGCCGGCAATTTCGATACGGCGCGGCTGTTCGGCCTGGAGAAGGTCGACCGGATCTTCATGAGCTACACGCTGTCGATGATCCCACCGTGGCAGGAAGCGATCGAGCGGAGCGCGACGAGCCTCGCGCCGGGCGGCAGTCTCCACATCGTCGACTTCGGCCAATATGAGCGGTTGCCGGGCGCGCTGAAGCGGCTGCACTTCAAGTCGCTCAACGATTTCCACGTCTACCCCCGCCGCGAACTGCCTGCGGTGCTCCGGCGCGTGGCCGAAGCGCATGGGATGAGTCTCGAATTCACTCCGCTCTACCGCGGCTATGCGTGGAGCGCAGTGCTCGGCCAGGACTAGCCGCCTCCGGGGCGTCCGCCCAAAGACTCTCGTCCCTGCAAGGAAGGGGTATCGAATATAGCCTGACGCCACGTTGGGATGTCGCGGGCGTCAGGACCCGCCCACGCCGTCAGGCCGCGCGCCGCAGCTCCAGCCGGCCCCAGATCTCGACCAGTGCGCCTACCAGTTCGCGCATCATGCCCTCGTCGTGCGCTGGCCCGGGGGTGAAGCGCAGCCGCTCGGTGCCGCGCGGCACCGTGGGGTAATTGATCGGCTGGACGTAGACGCCGTATTCGGCGAGCAGCACGTCGCTGATCTTCTTGGCCTTGACCGGATCGCCGACCATCAGCGGCACGATATGCGTGGTCGATGGCAGCACCGGCAGCCCGGCCTCGGCCATCAGCGCCTTGAGCTGCGCCGCGGCCGCCTGCTGGCCTTCGCGCTCGACGCTCGATGCCTTGAGATGCTTGACGCTCGCCAGCGCGCCGGCGACCAGCACGGGGGACAGCGACGTGGTGAAGATGAAGCCCGGCGCATAGCTGCGAATCACGTCGATGATCATCTGGTCGGCGGCGATATAGCCGCCCATCACCCCGAACGCCTTGCCCAGCGTGCCTTCGATGATCGTCAGCCGCTCGGCAACGGCATCGCGCTCCGAGATCCCGCCGCCGCGCGCGCCGTACATGCCCACGGCATGGACTTCGTCGAGATAGGTCAGCGCGTTGTACTTGTCCGCCAGGTCGCAGATCTCGGCGATCGGTGCGATGTCGGCGTCCATCGAATAGACGCTCTCGAATGCGATCAGCTTGGGCGCGCTCGACTCGTCGGCGGCGAGCAGCTCTTCGAGATGCGCCAGGTCGTTATGGCGGAACACGCGCTTCTCGCAGCCCGAATTGCGGATGCCCGCGATCATCGAAGCGTGGTTCAATTCGTCCGAATAGATGATGCAGCCGGGCAGGATCTTGCCCAGCGTCGCCAGCGTCGCTTCGTTCGAGACATAGCCCGAGGTGAAGATCAGCGCGCCCTGCTTGCCGTGCAGGTCGGCCAGCTCATGCTCTAGCTCGATATGATAATGCGTGTTGCCGCCGATGTTGCGCGTCCCGCCCGAGCCCGCGCCGACGTCGTGGAGCGCTTCCTCCATCGCCGCGATCACCTTGGGATGCTGCCCCATGGCGAGGTAATCGTTGGAGCACCACACGGTGATCGGCTTGGGCCCGTTATGCCCGGCGAAGCAGCGTGCGTTGGGGTAGGCGCCCTTGTTGCGCAGGATGTCGATGAACACGCGATATCGACCTTCGGCGTGAAGCCGGTCGATCGCCTGATTGAAGACCCGCGAATAATCGACTGCGGGCGAAGGGCTTTCCTCGATGCGCATGCGAGTCCCACTATCTCCAAAAGTCACGAATTGCCACCCACCCGATCGGGGTACTCTCGGCGCGGCCCTGCGCGGAGCGCATTTGGTACAGCCGGGCGATCGAAAGTGCGCTGGGACATTTTGTCCAAGCTGATCCGGATCAGCTTGGACATGCGATAGATGTGGTAAGAATGAAACCATCGCGGGCGACTCGGCTATCAAGCAGGCGCGCGACTGAGAGCCAGGGTGCTCCCGCTTGTTCTACGGAGCGGCAAGATGAGCGACAGTCAGGGTGGGCGAGATCTCGATTATTATCGCCAGCGCGAGCGGCAGGAGCGCGGTCATGCCGCGCGCGCCGACGATTTGATTGCGAAGCGCATCCATCTCGAAATGGCGGAACGCTATTCGACCTTGGTGCGAAGCTCGGGTTCGGGCTCGTCGGGCGCGGCCGCCTAGAGCGATTCTATTTCGCGCAATCCGAATCGCGCCAGCGCGGGCGCCAGTCTTTCGGTGCGCGCACTTGTCGCGGTGAACACCGCCCGGCCGGGAAGCGGCTGGTCCGGCCATTGCTGCCCTTGTGTCAGATGCGCGATGCGCCGCGCGATCCCCGGTCCGCCATCGACGAAGTGGATTCTGCCGCCGGTAGCCGCGACGAGTTCGTCGGCGAGCAGCGGGAAATGGGTGCAGGCATTGACGATCACGTCGATGTCTTCGCCGCGGTCCTGCCCCGTCAGCCCCGCCAGCGCCGCGCGAATTTCTTCCACCGAGGGCCGGTCCCCGCCCAGCGCAGCCTCGGCCATCTCGACCAGCTCGGCCGAACCGTGGCGCAGCACCACGCAATCCGCGGCGAAACGTGCGGCGAGATCGTCGACATAGGGCTGGCGCACCGTCGCGGCAGTGCCGAGCACGCCGATGACGCGGGTCCGGCTGGCTTCGGCGGCGGGCTTGATCGCGGGAACGGTGCCGACGATCGGAATGTCCAGCGCCGCGCGGACATGCTGCAGCGCGATCGTCGAGGCGGTGTTGCACGCGATGACGATCAGCCGCGGATCATAGCGCTCGGCGAGCCGGCCGAGCAGCGCGGGCACCCGCGCGGCGATCTCGGCTTCGCTGCGCGTCCCGTATGGGAAGCCCGCCGAATCGGCGACATAGACCAGCGGCGCCTGTGGCAGCAGCGCCGCGGCCGGCGCGAGCACCGAAAGCCCGCCGACGCCGGAATCGAAGAACAGGATCGGGCGGCGATCGGCCATGGCGGGCGCATGGCGCGCGGCCGGTGCGGCGTCAACTGCGCGGCAGGCGGCGGTTGCACCCCGCCCGACATGGATTATGCTGGCGGGGACAGGGGGTTATTTTGCCAACCGAAATCGTCTGGATGCCTGCTGCCGCTGCGATCCTGCTCGGCTATCTGCTGGGGTCGATCCCGTTCGGCGTACTGCTCACGCAGATGGCGGGCGCCGGTGACCTGCGCCAGATCGGCTCGGGCAATATCGGCGCGACCAACGTCCTGCGCACCGGGCGCAAGGGGCTGGCGGCCGCGACCCTGCTGCTCGATCTCGCCAAGGGCGCCGCCGCAGTGCTGCTCGCCGGCTGGCTGTTCCCCGGAACCGCGGTGCTCGCGGGCGTCGGCGCCTTTCTCGGCCATTGCTATCCGCTCTGGCTGCGCTTTCGCGGCGGCAAGGGCGTCGCGACGCTGATGGGCATCGTCGTCGCGCTGCACTGGCCGTCGGGGCTGGTCTATGCGGCGGTGTGGCTAGGACTGCTCGCCGGGCTGCGCATCTCGTCGCTCGCCGGGATCACCGCGGCGATCAGCGCGCCGGTCAGCGCCGCATTCTGGGGCCGCATCGACTTGGTCCTGCCGCTGCTCGCGCTCGCGCTGATCGTGCTGTGGAAGCATCGCGAGAATATCGACCGGCTGCTGAGCGGCACCGAGCCGCGCGTCGGCAAGACGCGTGACTGACGCGCCGGCGCCGGCCCGCGCATGAGCGACCCGCGCGAGGCACCGTTGCGGCTGCTTCGCTCGGCGAACATAGGCCCGATCACCTGGCGCCAGCTGATCGCGCGCTTCGGCTCCGCCTCCGCGGCGCTCGACGCATTGCCGATGCTCGCGGCACGCGGTGGTGGCCGCGCACCCGCGATCGCCGATGCCGGCGCGGTCCGCCGCGAGATCGCCCGAGTCGAGAAGATCGGCGCGCGCTACCTGTTCCTCGGCGATTCCGACTATCCGCCGCTACTCGCCGAACTGGATAGCGCCCCGCCTGCGCTGATTGTCCGCGGCAACGTCGCGCTCGCCCGGCGCACCTGCATCGCTATGGTCGGCGCGCGCAACGCCTCCGCCGCCGCGTGCCGCTTCGCCCGCCAGCTGGCGCTCGGGCTGGCCGACCAGGGCGTGACGGTGGTTTCCGGCCTCGCCCGCGGCGTCGATACCGCATCGCATGTCGGATCGCTGGCCGGCGGCACCGTCGGCGTGATCGCCAGCGGGATCGACATCGCCTTCCCGCCGGAGAATGCCGAGCTCCAGGAGCGCGTCGCGCAGGAGGGCCTGCTCGTCGCCGAGCAACCGCCGGGCACCGAGCCGCTCGCGCGCTTCTTCCCCTCGCGCAACCGCGTCATCGCCGGGCTCGCGCTGGGCACGGTGGTGGTCGAGGCCGCACCGCGTTCGGGCTCGCTGATTACCGCGCGCATCGCCGCCGAAGCCGGGCGCGAGGTCATGGCAGTCCCCGGCTCGCCGCTCGATCCGCGCGCGCAGGGCTGCAATCTGCTGATCCGCGAGGGCGCGACCCTGGTCCAGTCGGTCGACGACATCCTCGAGGCGATCCGCCCGATCGACGCCCGCGCCGTACGATCGCCGACGAGCCGCTTCGAAGGCCCGCCGCCCGAAGACGCCGGCGATGCCGAGCGCCGGCGGGTGACCGGGTTGCTCGGCCCGGTGCCGGTCGCCGTGGACGAACTCGTCCGCCAGGCCGGGTTCAGCCCCGCGATCGTCCAGACCGTGCTGCTCGAACTCGAACTGGCCGGCCGGCTGGAGCGTCACGCCGGCGGCAAGGTCAGCCTCACCACTTAATGCGGGCGATATTCGACCCGGGCCGATCCGTCGGCCCAGACCGGCAGATACAGCCCCTGTCCTCCGGCCTGCAGCACGCCGGTGCGGACCTGCCCGATATCGGCGCGGATCACGAAATCGCCCGTCCGCTTCTCGACGATCGCGCGCTCCACCTTGCCGAGCAGCTTCTGGAAATCGCGCTCGAAATTCTGGGTGAGCGATTGCGCGACGACGCTGGCGACCGCCGGGTTGCGGACGAGCTGGACCAGGATGTCGCCGCCGACGCCATCGGTGTTGCCGTTCACGGCCAGTCCCTCGAACGACACGCGTTGCGAATTGGGCGCGTTGACCGGCTTGGCGGTGATCCAGACGATCCCGCGGGTCTCCTCGCTGCTGCCTTCGGGCCGGGCCGCCAGCGTCAGCCCAACTGCGATGCGTCCGCCGGCCGTGCCATAGCCGACCACCTTCTCGAACCGCGCCGCCACCGGCCCGATCCCCGGCAGCACGAAGGGCCGCTGCGATCGCTTGGTCAGTGCCTTGAGGATCACCGGCTCCAATTGGGCATAATCGGCGATCACCGGCACGAAGAAGCGCAATTGCTCTCCGCCCGCCGCGCGCGTCAGCGGCGGCAATGGAATCGGTGCGGGATCCTGCGGACGCGGGCCGACAAAGGTCTCGGTCAGCGCCGCCATCCCCAGTTTGAGCCGCAGCTTGCCGCCGGAGAGGCTGTACCCGCCATAGCTGAGCTTCTGCGGCGTGATCCGCATCCACACCGGCGGATTCTCCTCGTTCAGCGACAGCGAGGTGAAGCTCTGCCGCCATGCGTCGGCGACCTTGGCGCGGATGTTGAGCTTCTCGATCTCGCGCGGCAGCGTGCGCTCCAGCTCGCGGACGATCGGCTGGAGCTTCTCGTCGGCCTTGTCGGTGAAGGTGATCCTTTTGCCCAGCAAGTCGATGCCCGGCGGCTCGGTCCAGTCATAATGAAGCTGGACCTTCGCGGTCGCGCGCCAGTCCTCGTTCAGCGTCAGGCGAACCCGCGCATGGACCATCGCCGATCCGGTCGCGGTCTCGCCCTTCAGTATCCCGCCCACGTCGCGCGCGGCGATCGTGGCGTGGATCGGCATATCGGCAATGATGTCCTCGCCCTGGCCGCGCAGCCGGATCGGCGCGCGCGTCACCGTTCCCGTGACGGTGCAGCCCAGCGACGGCGTGACCTTCAGCTTCTTCTTGAACAGCCGCACCCGCGTCGGCGGCACGCATTCGTCGAGATGCTGGTCGATCGACCAGAGCGTGCGCGGGATCGCCCGCTCCAGCGCCTGCGACAACACCGATGTGTTGACGTCGAGCGGCACGGCGATCGCCGAGACATGGCGCGGCGTCTCGATCGGATCGGTAACGCGCGGCGGCGGCTCCACCGTCGTGTCACGTGCGAAGATCAGGAGGGCGATGGCGCCCGCGGCAATCAGCGCCACGAGTATCGCCAGGACGATCCAGATGCGCCGATGGCGGCGGGCAGGGGGCGGCAGGTTCTCCTCGCTGGTCAATGCGGCCTCCAAGCTGCGCGCGCTGGATACGCCCGGCAGTCCGCACGGTTCCGTAACGAGCCCGCTTGACGGCGACATCTGCCGCGCCTCATTCCGTCCGCGTAGCGATGGGGCCTGCATGACTTTTCACACCAACGCCTTGTTCCGTCGAATAGCCGCGCTCGTCCGGGCGCATCCGCTTCCGGGGCTGCTGTGGTTCACCGCGCTCGTCGCCCTCGGCACCGCCGTCGATGTGTTTGGCGACGGCGATCCCCGGATCCAGTTCGTCATCACGATACCGGAGATCTTCGCTCACTTTGCGATCACCGGTGCCTTGCTGCGGGGCGAGGAACTGCATCGGGCCTGGGCCATGCCGGGGCGGGTGGCGTCTTATATCGGTCTCGGTATCGTTACCGGACTTGCGATCATGATCGGACTGTTCCTGCTGATCCTGCCGGGCCTGTATCTCTATGCGCGGTGGGTCGTCGCGACTCCGCTCGTCATTGGGGAAGGCGCCAGCATGAGCGAGGCCATGTCGCGCAGCTGGCGGCGCACCCGGCCGGCGGCCACATCGATCACCGCGGCACTGGTGCTGATCAATCTGCCTTATGTCGCGGGCTTGTTTGCGATCCTGTATCTCTATCCCCCGTACGGCCCGGCGCCCCTCGCCCTGGCGCTTGCCGCCAATGCGCTCTTCTTCGCCTCGTCGATCGGCTCCTGGTATTTCGCCGTCGCGGTCCATGCGCTTCTGGCTGGTTCGGACGACGATCGTTCCGCGCCCGCTTGACGGCCCGGCAAACCCGTCCCCACCTTACACGCGTACACGTGAGGATCGCTTACCCCCATGCAGCTCGTCATCGTCGAATCGCCCGCCAAGGCGAAGACCATCGAAAAATATCTCGGCTCGGACTATCGCGTCCTGGCGTCCTACGGCCATGTCCGCGACTTGCCCGCGCGCGACGGATCGGTGAACCCCGATGAGGGCTTCGCGATGGAGTGGGAGACCTATGCCGACAAGTCTCGGCAGCTCAAGGAAATCTCCGATCTCGCCAAGAAGGCCGACCGCCTGATCCTCGCGACCGATCCCGATCGCGAAGGCGAGGCGATCAGCTGGCATGTCCAGGAAGTGCTCCGCAACAAGAAGGTGCTCCCCAAGGAAGTCGAGCGCGTCACCTTCAATGCGATCACCAAGCCGGCGATCCTCGCCGCGATGAAGGCGCCGCGCGAGCTCGATACCGACTTGATCGATGCCTATCGCGCCCGCCGCGCGCTCGACTATCTCGTCGGCTTCACGCTCTCCCCGGTGCTGTGGCGCAAGCTGCCCGGTGCCAAGTCGGCGGGACGCGTCCAGTCGGTCGCGCTGCGCATCATCGTCGATCGAGAGCGCGAGATCGAAGGCTTCACGCCGCAGGAATATTGGTCGGTCACCGCCGACATGGAGCAGGACGGCACGCCGTTCGTCGCGCGGCTGGTCAAGTATAAGGGCGACAAGATCGATCGCCTGACGATCGGCGACGGCAAGAGCGCCGAAGCCGCCAAGCGGGCAGTGGAGGAAGGCCGCTTCTCGGTCGCCTCGGTCGAGACCAAGCCGGCGATGCGCAATCCGCCGCCGCCCTTCACCACTTCGACGCTCCAGCAGGAGGCTGCGCGCAAGCTCGGCTTCTCGGCGAGCCACACGATGCGTATCGCGCAGGGCCTCTACGAGGACGGCGCGATCACCTATATGCGTACCGACGGCGTCCAGATGGATGGCGACGCGATCCAGGAAGCCCGCAGGGCGATCGCGACGCGCTATGACGGCGGCTATGTCCCGGACAAGCCGCGCCAGTACCAGACCAAGGCCAAGAACGCGCAGGAAGCCCATGAGGCGATCCGCCCGACCGACTTCTCGAAGGACAAGGCGGGTTCTGGCGATCACGGCCGCCTCTACGACCTGATCTGGAAGCGCGCGCTCGCCAGCCAGATGGCGTCGGCGCGCATGGAACGCACCACCATCGATCTAGAGGACGGCAGCGGCCAGCACGGCCTGCGCGCCACTGGCCAGGTCGTGCTCTTCCCCGGCTATCTCGCGCTGTACGAGGAAGGCCGCGACGATGAAGGCGACGAGGATTCGCGCCGCCTGCCGCGCATGTCCGCGGGCGATGCACCCGCCAAGAAGGCGGTTCACGCCGAGCAGCACTTCACCCAGCCGCCGCCGCGCTTCTCCGAAGCCTCGCTGGTCAAGCGTCTCGAAGAGCTCGGCATCGGCCGCCCGTCGACCTATGCCTCGATCATCCAGACCTTGAAGGACCGCGCCTATGTGCGCGTCGAGAAGAACCGCTTCTTCGCCGAGGAGAGCGGGCGGCTGGTGACGGCGTTCCTCGAACGCTTCTTCCAGAAATATGTCGGCTACGACTTCACCGCCGAGCTCGAGGAAGAGCTCGACGACGTTTCGGGCGGCCGCGCCGAATGGCAGGCAGTGCTCGCCGAGTTCTGGAAGGACTTCAAGCCGCGCACTACCGAAGTGATGGAGCAGAAGCCTAGCGAGGTCACCGCTGCGCTCGATCTGTTCCTCGAACCCTATCTTTTCCCCGCCAAGGCCGATGGCAGCGATCCGCGGCTCTGCCCCAATTGCGGCGAGGGCAAGCTCGCGCTGCGCGGGGGCAAGTTCGGCGCGTTCGTCGCGTGCTCCAACTATCCCGAGTGCAAGTTCACCCGCCGGTTCGGTCAGCCGGGCGGCGAGGGCGAGGACACGGGTCCCGAGGTTCTCGGCGTCGATCCGGAATCGGGGCTCAACGTCGAGCGCAAGTCGGGCCGCTTCGGGCCGTACATCCAGCTCGGCGACGGCAAGGAAGCTGCGCGCGCCTCGATCCCCAAGGATATCGATCTCGATCTCGAATGGGCATTGAAGCTGCTCAAGCTGCCCCGGACGGTCGGCACCCATCCGGAGAGCGGCAATCCGATTACCGCCTCGATCGGCCGCTACGGACCCTATCTGGCGCATGACGGCAAATACGCGCGGCTCCAGTCGACCGCGGAGGTGTTCGAGACCGGCATGAACGCCGCGGTGGTCAAGCTCGCCGAGGCAGCTGCGGGCGGTGGACGTCCGGCACGCGGCGCCGCGCGCGAGCCGCTAAAGGTTCTCGGCAAGCATCCACGTACCGAGGCCGAGATCAAGCTGATGGAGGGCCGCTACGGCGCCTATGTCACCGATGGCGAGACCAATGCGACCTTGCCCAAGTCGATCGACAAGGACCAGCTCACCCTCGAGGAAGCCGCCCAGCTGATCGACGCCCGCGCCGCCGCCGGTCCCGCAAAGGGCAAGGGCAAGAAAAAGGCTGCTCCGAAGAAGGCGGCTGCCAAAAAGGCGCCGGCCAAGAAGGCGGCACCCAAGAAGGCCGCGGCGAAGAAGGCCGAGTGACGCGTCGCCAGTCCTTTCGGCACCGGCCAGCAGCTAAGGCATGATATTCCTGATCGCGTCGGTCGTCGCGGCGATCCTGGTCACGATCCTGGCCGCGTGGCTGCTCGTCAGGCGGCGGCCGAATCGCTCGGCGGGCGCGCAGATCTGGGGTGCGGCGCTGAGCTTTCCCGCGCTCGCCATCGTGTTATTCGTCATCGTCACCGCAATCGCGCTCATCGGCGCGTCGGGAGCCCCGCCCAGCGACGGCGCGGGCATGGCTATTGCCGCGATGGTCTTCTTTCTATTCTACACCCTCTTCATCGGCGCCGTCGTCGGTATTCCGACCGCGATTATCGCGGTCCGGGCGTTCCGGCGGCGCTGAGACCGATCAGGCTGCGCGCATCTCCAGCCCGCGCAGCCATGCGCGTGCGGCCTTTTGCGCTTCGATGATTTCGCGTGCGGTCATGTCCTCGGCGATTTCGGCGCGGCATTCCTGCGCGCGCTCGCTGCCCGAGACGGCGGCGATGTTGAACCATTTGTGCGCTTCGACGAGATCGACGTCGATCCCCTCGGCGCCGCTCGAATAGACGATGCCCAGGTCGAAACAGGCCTTGGCGTCGCCGCGCGTGGCGTCGCGAAGCCGGCTCTCTACCAGGAAACGTGCGCTCTTGAGACTGTTACCCATTGCCGCTCATCCACTTGCTGGTCCCTACTGCTGCAAGGATTGGCAGGTAAGCGTGAAACAAAAGGTTAACAGGGTTAACCGTATTCGTTCGTAGCCACCGGGATATTGTCGATCAGCCGGGTGCCGCCGATCCGCGCCGCGGCGAGCAGCCGCATCGGCCGGCCCGGCACCGGATCGCCCAAGGTCGCGGCGTCGGCAAGCGCGACATAGTCGATCTCGAACCCCGCCGCGGTGAGCATCTCGCGTGCCTGCGCCAGCGCCGCCTCGGGTTCGACGCCCTTGGCGATCGCGCGCTCGGCCAGCCCCAGCGCGCGCGGCAGCGCCACGGCCTGGGCGCGCTCCTCGGGGATCAGATAGGCGTTGCGCGAGGAGAGGGCGAGGCCGTCGTCTTCGCGCTGGGTCGGCACCCCGACGATCTCGATGTCCAGGTCCAGGTCCACGACCAGCTGGCGGATCACTGCGAGTTGCTGCCAGTCCTTCTCGCCGAACAGCGCGATATCGGGCTCGACCTGATTGAACAGCTTGGCCACCACCGTCGCCACGCCGTCGAAATGGCCCGGCCGGTGCGCGCCGTCCAGCACGTCGCTGACGCCGCTGACCGACACATTGGTCGCGAAGCCGTCGGGATACATGATCTCGACCGAGGGCAGCCACAGCAAGTCGACCCCCGCATTCGACAGCATCCGCGAATCGGCCAGTTCCTTGCGCGGATATTTGGCGAGATCCTCGTTCGGCCCGAATTGCCTGGGATTGACGAAAATCGACACCACGACGTGCTCGGCCGCCCGCTTGGCGGCTTCGACCAGCGCCATATGCCCGTCATGAAGCGCCCCCATCGTCGGCACCAGCGCGACGCGCTCGCCCGCCGCGCGCCAGGCGGTTACGCCGGCGCGAAGGGCATCAAGCTGACGGACGGTTTGCACGCTTGGACACTTTCGATACAACAGAAGCGCGGCCTTCTATGGGGCACGGGCTGCGGGATCAACAAAGGAAGTTATAG
This genomic stretch from Sphingomonas sp. LM7 harbors:
- a CDS encoding class I SAM-dependent methyltransferase, which encodes MSTIAAGQQALMDDVYSLHRHFYDLTRKFYLLGRDQLIRNLAPPPGGTVVEVGCGTARNLIVAAKAWPDARFHGFDISEAMLETARRSVARTGLSDRIALAQGDAGNFDTARLFGLEKVDRIFMSYTLSMIPPWQEAIERSATSLAPGGSLHIVDFGQYERLPGALKRLHFKSLNDFHVYPRRELPAVLRRVAEAHGMSLEFTPLYRGYAWSAVLGQD
- the hemA gene encoding 5-aminolevulinate synthase gives rise to the protein MRIEESPSPAVDYSRVFNQAIDRLHAEGRYRVFIDILRNKGAYPNARCFAGHNGPKPITVWCSNDYLAMGQHPKVIAAMEEALHDVGAGSGGTRNIGGNTHYHIELEHELADLHGKQGALIFTSGYVSNEATLATLGKILPGCIIYSDELNHASMIAGIRNSGCEKRVFRHNDLAHLEELLAADESSAPKLIAFESVYSMDADIAPIAEICDLADKYNALTYLDEVHAVGMYGARGGGISERDAVAERLTIIEGTLGKAFGVMGGYIAADQMIIDVIRSYAPGFIFTTSLSPVLVAGALASVKHLKASSVEREGQQAAAAQLKALMAEAGLPVLPSTTHIVPLMVGDPVKAKKISDVLLAEYGVYVQPINYPTVPRGTERLRFTPGPAHDEGMMRELVGALVEIWGRLELRRAA
- the murI gene encoding glutamate racemase, with translation MADRRPILFFDSGVGGLSVLAPAAALLPQAPLVYVADSAGFPYGTRSEAEIAARVPALLGRLAERYDPRLIVIACNTASTIALQHVRAALDIPIVGTVPAIKPAAEASRTRVIGVLGTAATVRQPYVDDLAARFAADCVVLRHGSAELVEMAEAALGGDRPSVEEIRAALAGLTGQDRGEDIDVIVNACTHFPLLADELVAATGGRIHFVDGGPGIARRIAHLTQGQQWPDQPLPGRAVFTATSARTERLAPALARFGLREIESL
- the plsY gene encoding glycerol-3-phosphate 1-O-acyltransferase PlsY: MPAAAAILLGYLLGSIPFGVLLTQMAGAGDLRQIGSGNIGATNVLRTGRKGLAAATLLLDLAKGAAAVLLAGWLFPGTAVLAGVGAFLGHCYPLWLRFRGGKGVATLMGIVVALHWPSGLVYAAVWLGLLAGLRISSLAGITAAISAPVSAAFWGRIDLVLPLLALALIVLWKHRENIDRLLSGTEPRVGKTRD
- the dprA gene encoding DNA-processing protein DprA; this translates as MSDPREAPLRLLRSANIGPITWRQLIARFGSASAALDALPMLAARGGGRAPAIADAGAVRREIARVEKIGARYLFLGDSDYPPLLAELDSAPPALIVRGNVALARRTCIAMVGARNASAAACRFARQLALGLADQGVTVVSGLARGVDTASHVGSLAGGTVGVIASGIDIAFPPENAELQERVAQEGLLVAEQPPGTEPLARFFPSRNRVIAGLALGTVVVEAAPRSGSLITARIAAEAGREVMAVPGSPLDPRAQGCNLLIREGATLVQSVDDILEAIRPIDARAVRSPTSRFEGPPPEDAGDAERRRVTGLLGPVPVAVDELVRQAGFSPAIVQTVLLELELAGRLERHAGGKVSLTT
- a CDS encoding DUF4403 family protein; translation: MALIAAGAIALLIFARDTTVEPPPRVTDPIETPRHVSAIAVPLDVNTSVLSQALERAIPRTLWSIDQHLDECVPPTRVRLFKKKLKVTPSLGCTVTGTVTRAPIRLRGQGEDIIADMPIHATIAARDVGGILKGETATGSAMVHARVRLTLNEDWRATAKVQLHYDWTEPPGIDLLGKRITFTDKADEKLQPIVRELERTLPREIEKLNIRAKVADAWRQSFTSLSLNEENPPVWMRITPQKLSYGGYSLSGGKLRLKLGMAALTETFVGPRPQDPAPIPLPPLTRAAGGEQLRFFVPVIADYAQLEPVILKALTKRSQRPFVLPGIGPVAARFEKVVGYGTAGGRIAVGLTLAARPEGSSEETRGIVWITAKPVNAPNSQRVSFEGLAVNGNTDGVGGDILVQLVRNPAVASVVAQSLTQNFERDFQKLLGKVERAIVEKRTGDFVIRADIGQVRTGVLQAGGQGLYLPVWADGSARVEYRPH
- a CDS encoding glycerophosphoryl diester phosphodiesterase membrane domain-containing protein, encoding MAPAAISATSIARTIQMRRWRRAGGGRFSSLVNAASKLRALDTPGSPHGSVTSPLDGDICRASFRPRSDGACMTFHTNALFRRIAALVRAHPLPGLLWFTALVALGTAVDVFGDGDPRIQFVITIPEIFAHFAITGALLRGEELHRAWAMPGRVASYIGLGIVTGLAIMIGLFLLILPGLYLYARWVVATPLVIGEGASMSEAMSRSWRRTRPAATSITAALVLINLPYVAGLFAILYLYPPYGPAPLALALAANALFFASSIGSWYFAVAVHALLAGSDDDRSAPA
- the topA gene encoding type I DNA topoisomerase yields the protein MQLVIVESPAKAKTIEKYLGSDYRVLASYGHVRDLPARDGSVNPDEGFAMEWETYADKSRQLKEISDLAKKADRLILATDPDREGEAISWHVQEVLRNKKVLPKEVERVTFNAITKPAILAAMKAPRELDTDLIDAYRARRALDYLVGFTLSPVLWRKLPGAKSAGRVQSVALRIIVDREREIEGFTPQEYWSVTADMEQDGTPFVARLVKYKGDKIDRLTIGDGKSAEAAKRAVEEGRFSVASVETKPAMRNPPPPFTTSTLQQEAARKLGFSASHTMRIAQGLYEDGAITYMRTDGVQMDGDAIQEARRAIATRYDGGYVPDKPRQYQTKAKNAQEAHEAIRPTDFSKDKAGSGDHGRLYDLIWKRALASQMASARMERTTIDLEDGSGQHGLRATGQVVLFPGYLALYEEGRDDEGDEDSRRLPRMSAGDAPAKKAVHAEQHFTQPPPRFSEASLVKRLEELGIGRPSTYASIIQTLKDRAYVRVEKNRFFAEESGRLVTAFLERFFQKYVGYDFTAELEEELDDVSGGRAEWQAVLAEFWKDFKPRTTEVMEQKPSEVTAALDLFLEPYLFPAKADGSDPRLCPNCGEGKLALRGGKFGAFVACSNYPECKFTRRFGQPGGEGEDTGPEVLGVDPESGLNVERKSGRFGPYIQLGDGKEAARASIPKDIDLDLEWALKLLKLPRTVGTHPESGNPITASIGRYGPYLAHDGKYARLQSTAEVFETGMNAAVVKLAEAAAGGGRPARGAAREPLKVLGKHPRTEAEIKLMEGRYGAYVTDGETNATLPKSIDKDQLTLEEAAQLIDARAAAGPAKGKGKKKAAPKKAAAKKAPAKKAAPKKAAAKKAE
- a CDS encoding sel1 repeat family protein — encoded protein: MGNSLKSARFLVESRLRDATRGDAKACFDLGIVYSSGAEGIDVDLVEAHKWFNIAAVSGSERAQECRAEIAEDMTAREIIEAQKAARAWLRGLEMRAA
- the panC gene encoding pantoate--beta-alanine ligase, translated to MQTVRQLDALRAGVTAWRAAGERVALVPTMGALHDGHMALVEAAKRAAEHVVVSIFVNPRQFGPNEDLAKYPRKELADSRMLSNAGVDLLWLPSVEIMYPDGFATNVSVSGVSDVLDGAHRPGHFDGVATVVAKLFNQVEPDIALFGEKDWQQLAVIRQLVVDLDLDIEIVGVPTQREDDGLALSSRNAYLIPEERAQAVALPRALGLAERAIAKGVEPEAALAQAREMLTAAGFEIDYVALADAATLGDPVPGRPMRLLAAARIGGTRLIDNIPVATNEYG